From Drosophila santomea strain STO CAGO 1482 chromosome 2R, Prin_Dsan_1.1, whole genome shotgun sequence:
tactctatactctatactctatactctatactctatactcttactatactctatactctatactctatactctatactctatactatactctatactatactctatactctatactctatactctatactctatatcTATTCTATATCTATTATACttatactctatactctatactctatatctatactctatactcttatactctatactctatactctatactctatactctatatcTTTTATactatactctatactctatatctctatactctatattatctctatactctatactctatactctatacttCTATACTCTATCTttactctatactctatactctatactctatacttATACTCTATATCttactctatactctatatcttctatactctatactctatactctatacttctatactctatactctatactcttattattatactctatactctatactctatactctataactctatactctatactctatactctatactctatactctatactctatactctatacttCTTATACTCTATTAtctctatactctatactctatactctatactctatactctatacttatactctatactctatactctatactctaaCTCTATACTCTATTACTCTATACTCTTAttactctatactctatactctatactctatactttttttttttttttttttttttttttttttttttttttttttttttttttttcttatactctatactctatactctatactctatactctatactctatactctatatcttctctatactctatactctatactctatatcTTCttatactctatactctatatcTTCTTATACTttactctatactctatactctatactctatactctatactctatactctatactctatactctatactctatactctatactctatactctatactccTTTGCTGGCGCCTGGTATTCTTGACACGACTCTTTTATTTACGCATacatatgaaaacattttaatacaCTTCAAGTAACCTTCTAGTGTATTGTGGTTTTCGGCTCGGAATCATGACTATGTGTGACTATATTTTAGATTAGTCCACTAAATACACCTCTCAAATGCAGAAGCAAAATGCTTCTAGGTCCGGATCGCCGACGCAGTGGGACTGCCCTAGGTAATGACTGACCCGACTAATGGGACTGGTCAACAGAAGAACGTCCGACAGACGAACGGTGGCCTCGAAAACTCCATTCCCCGGATTCGTCCGCACCCGCAGCCTCAACTCGTAGACAAAGGTCTCCTCGCCGAAGTCCAAGAAGTGGGCCAGTAGAACCATTTCGAGCTTTAACTGTCGGCACTGTCTGAACGGTTTGATAAGCTGGTTGATGGATTCCACCAAAAAGCGACTGCTTCGAATGACCAGTCCGTCGTCCGTGGGAACTTCGGTAAGTTCGCGGCAAAAGCAGAAGAGGGAATGTATGTGAGCCAAGTCGCAGGTCCTGTGGTCAGGAATCGGAAGAAAAAGGCTGATGCCCCTGGGCAACCTATTTGCGGGATGCGACTGGAGCCTTTTCATGCCGACCTCTAGGTTGGCGTCTTTCAGTTGACCCAGATCTATAACGTCAGCCAGAGTTTCGCGCAGATCGTACGGAGTGATCAAGCTATGAGCGTTGCTTTCAAGGTTCCTAACTGCCAAGGGGTATTTCCGCTTAAGCCATTCCGGGTATATTGCCACCATTAAGGGCTGTGATTCTTCCTTCATGCCCTGAAGGCTCATGCGGTATTCTCCAACTCGTAGGCCGTGGTCGGACATCAGAAACAGCAGAGTGTTGTTTAGAATATCCGCGTTCAGCAACTTTTTCAAAAGCATCATATAGAAAAGATCCAAGTGAGATGCATATTCATAGTACTCCTGGACACCCTGCGACTGCCAGAAAAACGAGAAAAAGGGTATTCCTTGCATATAGGGTACCAGTTGGAGGATAAAGTCCCTGAGAACCTCTTGGAATTTTCGTCCTGCCGTGCAGTAAATCATCTCCTTCAGGTCGATGCTATAGCGCGTGTGGTTATCCATCTCGACAATTACAGGAGTCAAATCAAAATCGACTTTATTTTTGGGAAGCTCTTTGTGCCCATTTCTACGGGTGAGAATCCCTTTGGCGTTATCCTCACCATAGGCGGTGCTGTAGCCTTCCATCTTGAAGATGTCCCACAGCCAGTCTTTCTCGTCCGAAAGAAAGTTTAACCCTGCCACTCGACTGCTTTTACCACCCAAAATAGGCCTCAAGTTGGCATCTGCATCCAAGCCCACACGACTGTAGCCGAAGAATTTCGTGTGAGGGTGGTTTTCTAAAAAGGACTTTACAAGGGGAA
This genomic window contains:
- the LOC120445436 gene encoding uncharacterized protein LOC120445436 isoform X2 gives rise to the protein MARLMLRMKVSMILTGLFFTLYFGLQPLTELFERKHLVDAPEEVVFVNTSVCHVSGPWKPAAYYCAIEPIKKLQCRMPQLLTAVTQGGSNFLEAKRISENFNCKYWLKSGYIHSRQYTTDGQFDLKSGTARKIRIGTERPEKLSVMVLGIDSVSHMHFVRYFPLVKSFLENHPHTKFFGYSRVGLDADANLRPILGGKSSRVAGLNFLSDEKDWLWDIFKMEGYSTAYGEDNAKGILTRRNGHKELPKNKVDFDLTPVIVEMDNHTRYSIDLKEMIYCTAGRKFQEVLRDFILQLVPYMQGIPFFSFFWQSQGVQEYYEYASHLDLFYMMLLKKLLNADILNNTLLFLMSDHGLRVGEYRMSLQGMKEESQPLMVAIYPEWLKRKYPLAVRNLESNAHSLITPYDLRETLADVIDLGQLKDANLEVGMKRLQSHPANRLPRGISLFLPIPDHRTCDLAHIHSLFCFCRELTEVPTDDGLVIRSSRFLVESINQLIKPFRQCRQLKLEMVLLAHFLDFGEETFVYELRLRVRTNPGNGVFEATVRLSDVLLLTSPISRVSHYLGQSHCVGDPDLEAFCFCI
- the LOC120445436 gene encoding uncharacterized protein LOC120445436 isoform X1, whose protein sequence is MARLMLRMKVSMILTGLFFTLYFGLQPLTELFERKHLVDAPEEVVFVNTSVCHVSGPWKPAAYYCAIEPIKKLQCRMPQLLTAVTQGGSNFLEAKRISENFNCKYWLKSGYIHSRQYTTDGQFDLKSGTARKIRIGTGEQIVRIRCSDQLNKSRYHDVHYFLPPPDPKWMPTERPEKLSVMVLGIDSVSHMHFVRYFPLVKSFLENHPHTKFFGYSRVGLDADANLRPILGGKSSRVAGLNFLSDEKDWLWDIFKMEGYSTAYGEDNAKGILTRRNGHKELPKNKVDFDLTPVIVEMDNHTRYSIDLKEMIYCTAGRKFQEVLRDFILQLVPYMQGIPFFSFFWQSQGVQEYYEYASHLDLFYMMLLKKLLNADILNNTLLFLMSDHGLRVGEYRMSLQGMKEESQPLMVAIYPEWLKRKYPLAVRNLESNAHSLITPYDLRETLADVIDLGQLKDANLEVGMKRLQSHPANRLPRGISLFLPIPDHRTCDLAHIHSLFCFCRELTEVPTDDGLVIRSSRFLVESINQLIKPFRQCRQLKLEMVLLAHFLDFGEETFVYELRLRVRTNPGNGVFEATVRLSDVLLLTSPISRVSHYLGQSHCVGDPDLEAFCFCI